A DNA window from Leptolyngbya sp. SIO1E4 contains the following coding sequences:
- a CDS encoding DEAD/DEAH box helicase → MSFETLGLSDKLLRAIAEEGYEAPTPIQVEAVPAIMQGQDVLASAQTGTGKTASFTLPMLQLLSNPGRNRDRRVRALILTPTRELAAQVQESVRTYGKYMPIRTAAVYGGVRIESQIVKLRKGVDILVATPGRLLDHLRQGTVDLSGVSMLVLDEADRMLDMGFIHDIRTVIDNIPQERQVLLFSATFSKQIKRLADDLLESPRVIEVARANTASENVTQIAHPVDRHRKRELLSHMIGSQNWQRVLVFTRTKHGANRLAEQLKSDGLSADAIHGSKSQGARSRALAAFKRGTVRVLVATDIAARGLDIDELPHVVNFDLPNVPEDYVHRIGRTGRAGSEGEAVSLVCVDERYLLQNIERLLKRDIPKTVIPGYEPDPTIAPKPIPGVKRSPRQGQRRRYQGRPHSRNTERASHNGRRSRPNGSRQPAPAPVIRKQSDAAAAKSTRKRA, encoded by the coding sequence ATGTCATTTGAAACCCTTGGCTTGTCTGACAAGCTGCTACGTGCGATCGCTGAGGAAGGTTATGAAGCGCCTACGCCTATTCAGGTTGAGGCTGTTCCTGCCATTATGCAGGGGCAAGATGTCTTAGCGAGTGCACAGACGGGAACTGGCAAAACGGCAAGCTTTACGTTGCCGATGCTCCAGTTGTTAAGTAATCCTGGTAGAAACCGCGATCGTCGCGTGAGAGCTTTGATTTTGACACCTACTCGGGAACTCGCTGCTCAGGTACAGGAAAGTGTCAGAACCTATGGCAAGTATATGCCCATACGGACTGCGGCAGTGTACGGGGGGGTCAGAATAGAGTCCCAAATTGTTAAGCTTCGTAAAGGCGTAGACATTTTAGTGGCGACCCCTGGTCGCTTGCTGGATCACCTCCGGCAAGGGACTGTGGATTTGTCTGGGGTAAGCATGCTGGTGCTAGATGAAGCGGATCGGATGCTAGATATGGGCTTCATCCATGATATCCGCACCGTTATCGACAATATTCCCCAAGAGCGGCAAGTTTTGCTGTTTTCTGCAACTTTCTCTAAGCAGATTAAGAGATTAGCCGATGACCTGCTTGAATCCCCCCGAGTGATTGAGGTGGCCCGCGCCAACACCGCATCTGAGAATGTGACTCAAATCGCTCATCCAGTTGACCGCCATCGTAAGCGTGAACTGCTGTCTCACATGATTGGTTCTCAGAACTGGCAGCGAGTGTTGGTGTTCACCCGTACCAAGCATGGTGCTAATCGTTTGGCCGAACAGCTAAAAAGTGATGGTTTGAGCGCCGATGCGATTCATGGGAGTAAGAGTCAAGGGGCTCGCAGCCGGGCTCTCGCTGCTTTTAAGCGCGGCACGGTGAGAGTTTTGGTAGCAACGGACATTGCTGCACGAGGCCTAGACATTGATGAGTTGCCCCACGTCGTAAATTTTGATTTGCCCAACGTTCCTGAGGACTATGTTCACCGCATCGGGCGTACTGGTCGTGCCGGGAGTGAGGGGGAAGCTGTCTCTTTGGTTTGCGTAGATGAACGATATCTGCTGCAGAATATTGAGCGGTTACTTAAGCGCGATATTCCGAAGACGGTCATTCCTGGTTACGAACCTGATCCGACGATTGCACCCAAACCGATTCCGGGAGTGAAGCGATCGCCGAGACAAGGACAAAGAAGGCGTTATCAGGGGCGTCCCCATTCGAGAAATACTGAGCGGGCTTCTCACAATGGTCGTCGTTCTCGACCAAATGGCAGCAGGCAACCGGCTCCCGCTCCGGTTATTCGCAAGCAATCTGATGCTGCAGCTGCTAAAAGCACGCGAAAGCGAGCTTAG
- a CDS encoding response regulator transcription factor: protein MSETTGKVLLVDDEAGLREAVQAYLEDSGFTVDVASNATEGLKKLQLSTPDVLISDIMMPQVDGYEFLEQVREDPRYKSLPFVFLTARGMTSDRIQGYSAGVDAYLSKPFDPEELVAIVTNLIERQAARTPEGGELPDIAAMAKQIEEIKALLTQKGSIAKNPPPIRIDFTPREQDVLNRVAEGLMNKEIASRLDTSVRNVEKYVSRLFSKTGTNSRTELVRYALEYGLVTDDDA from the coding sequence ATGAGCGAAACAACAGGAAAAGTACTGTTAGTTGATGATGAAGCGGGTTTGAGGGAAGCTGTGCAGGCTTACCTTGAAGACAGTGGATTTACGGTAGATGTTGCTAGCAATGCAACAGAGGGTCTGAAAAAGCTACAGCTCTCCACCCCCGATGTCCTTATTTCTGACATTATGATGCCTCAGGTGGACGGCTATGAGTTTTTAGAGCAGGTTCGTGAGGATCCCCGCTACAAGTCTTTGCCGTTTGTTTTCCTTACAGCACGGGGAATGACCAGCGATCGCATTCAAGGCTATAGCGCCGGGGTGGATGCTTACCTGTCTAAGCCTTTTGATCCCGAAGAATTAGTCGCGATCGTGACGAACTTGATTGAACGTCAAGCCGCACGTACTCCTGAGGGGGGTGAGCTGCCTGATATTGCTGCCATGGCAAAGCAAATTGAAGAAATTAAGGCTCTGCTGACCCAGAAAGGCAGTATCGCCAAAAACCCTCCGCCTATCCGCATTGATTTTACTCCCCGGGAGCAAGATGTGCTTAACCGAGTGGCTGAAGGGTTGATGAACAAAGAAATTGCCAGTCGCTTAGACACGAGTGTTCGCAACGTTGAGAAGTATGTGAGTCGACTGTTTAGCAAAACGGGGACTAACAGCCGCACTGAATTGGTGCGCTACGCTCTAGAGTATGGGCTAGTCACTGATGATGATGCTTAA